The nucleotide sequence TCCGTTTATTATCATTTGGggtcaaataaagaaaaaaaatacaaatacatgctCTTTAAGCTTGACAGTGATACAACAAACGTAATGGAAAGTTATACAATACTTTGCCAAGCTCTTTCGGTCGAAGCCATTTTATAAGATCTTCGTTGAAAATCGTTAGAAAAAGTAAGACCTAGATGCTTATAGTTATTGACTTTGCTTATTTGGGCATTCTGTATGACCAGAATCGGATTTGGTAGCTTGTTGGGCTTGCgcaaaaatatcattgatacgTTTTTGTCTGGATATAAAGAAACGAGCCACCAATTGAACCACAACAGGACAcgaaaatatcatatttaaggttttaaggtcaattaaagtttgtttaacTAATTTATTGATCATTTATGGAGTGTGTTCTCATCCGTTTTTccaaatatatgtacatttcaaGATTTCAGAGTTTAATTACGTTTTTAAAGCCCTTTAAGaactaaaactctcttgaatagacaatgcatttctgcaAACTTTctatgtagaccacttctgcatagttatttgatcaaaacaTGCCTTACTTAAAAAGTTAATaattcaccgtttctgttccttattaGACTTTGAATAAAGAATAGGAAACTAGTTCCTTCTTATTTCTTATTCGATTTAGTGTGCGCATAAAGTACCTGAAACGCTCTATCCCTTTGAATAAGtcaacgcatttattcaaattatttgataagatcaatgttaaattgacatttcgtcaaaaatgagaaaattaagcactttgaaattgagaATTGTTCGTACATTATATTTCTTACTTGGATTTTGAAGCGTTTTTAAAGCCCTTTAAGCACCAAAAATATCTTGAGTAGacaatacatttctttaaacttttttataaagatcacttctgcatagttattttgtcgaaaGGTTATCAAACGAGTTAGTTAAATTTTTGACGTTTTCAAGATTTCTGTGccttattcggagtttggtacGTTTTAAAAGCACTTTAAGGAACTAGTTTCTTATTCTTTATTCCACTTAATGTGCGTTATACAGTACTTGAAACGCTCCATCCCTATGAATAAGtcaacgcatttattcaaattatttcataaaatcaatgttcagttgatatttcgtaaaaaatgagcaaattaagcactttgaaattgagtaTTTTTCGTAAATTCTTATTCGGATTTAGAGCGTTTTAAAAGCACTTTAAGTGCTAAAACTCTCTTttatagacaatgcatttctgaaaacattttatgtagaccacttctgccTAGGTAtctgaaaacaaatgtattacttaaaatgtttctttttcttattcgagtttgaattaGTAATATGgaaatagttccttattccttattcgatttTATGTCCATTTtcgtgcattattttattcacaaagttgtagaattgttatgaaaatacgaAACACATCACaaaaaagtgattttatgcatatctacaataactcattttgaataaggaattaggaactagttccctattccttatttgAAAACGGAATTAGGAAATAACTTATCGTCCATTTACAATTTActtatttgttcaataactatTGAGTCAAGATTGCTTTTTAATTAGTTTCGACAGGTAACGTTTACcttaaatacatgaaacaaaacaatttatcattgttttaaaatgcagGAGGCACCGCAGATATATCTGTCCATGAAAGAAAACCAGATGGAACCCTGAAAGAAATCCACAAAGCAAGTGGGGGCCCGTGGGGAGGCATCTATGTGGATGaaaattacatgtaaatgttgAATAAACTTTTTGGGGAAAAAGCTCTCACTGAACTCCGAAAGACTGAAATGAATGATTATTTCGACGTCACTCGGGAATTTGAACATAAGAAACGGTCATTCGACACAGACAAAACAAAGCAGATAATTGTTCGTGTTTCTGCCTCGCTGAGAGATCTTGCGGGAAAGTATTCTTCCAAATCTTTAGAGGAACAAATTGCGTCCTTAAAAGTGCGTGAAAATGCCATCACTACGAGAGGAAACGACAAGCTGAAAATTGATGTAACAGTTGTCCAATCATGGTTTAAAAGACCAATCGTTCTGCTGATCCAGCATCTGAAGTCTCTTTTAGCTGAACCAAAGATAACAAGCGTGCGAACCGTTATTCTGGTGGGCGGTTTCGGTGAAAGTCCGTACGTTCAGGAGAGAATCAGGAATAAATTAGCCGGGGTGAGACTGATCGTCCCTTCAGATGCGGGCCTCGTCGTGCTGAAAGGTGCCGTGAGGTTTGGACATAACCCCTCCATTGTCTCCTCCAGGATCATGAAATACACGTATGGGACAGAAGTGTGTGAACATTTTGATGGAAAGAAGCACCAAGATGGAGAGAAGGTTTGTGTGGATGGAAAGTGGTTGGTGCCTAAATGTTTCAATGTGTTCGTTCGGGTCAACGAGGAGGTGAGAGTGGATCAACAGGTGTCCTGTGAGAGTTATCCTAATAGTAAAATATCCGACACACCCGTGTACAGAACGACACAGAAGAACCCCGAGTTCACAACAGACCCCGGATGTGAACTGCTCGGGGATGTTGAGCTCGAAAACAGCACCGATATTCCATATGAGCAGCAGACAATAAAAACTACGCTTATGTTCGGAGATACAGAACTTCTCGTCAAACAGAAGAACACGACCACAGGAAAAGAAGCTTACATGACCTTTGAATGcttcaaatgaaactttttgatatatttgacaTGACTTGTATTACCTACTCATAAACTCCATAGTgatttcatatgttttgcaaactatttgaatgtattttaagtCTGTGTGTACATATTaccttataataataataataataataataataataataataataataataataataataataataataataataaataatcgtaTTCAAAATAGCAATCAGAATTGAATGAGTTTCTGTATATACAGTTGTTAATAAAAGTATgtgtttcataattatataatcagTTTATCTGACAGCAAACCAAAAGTAAAgacatttatcaaaatgattttcaGATGCACTGGAATCTCTGCATCTGCCTTTCGATAAAGaatcagaaattaatattaaatattttaagcatacattttacaaaaccgagtgtttcaaaaaaaaactttagGTTAAACTTGACAGTAAATGTGtcaaatcaatgttttaatatcataatttaacaacttactaCTACTAGGCGTTTCCCGACAGTTCATACATCAATGCAACccataaaattatattcaattctTAACACACAACGTCACATTTCAACAGAAAACAAGTGCCctaaaatatcacatattttgGTCAACGCCGTGGAATGGTCATTGGAAAAGAGGGTTCACTAAAGTAGTTTTGGTACATTTATCAATTACAGCAAATTTAAGCCTTTCAGAGCCAAAATCATGGTCTTTACCATCAGTGTAACATTTGTACACAACGCGACTTTATAATTCTTCTTTTTCTATTgactggttttattttttttcaaataaactatgTGCTCCCACCACCAAAGGAAACGTTGAAAAAACTTATTGGATATATGAAACAGGAAAACATATTGTACGATGAATATTTTCAGTAATAAACGTCTTTCATTGCCAAGAGGAACGCACCTTAAATAGTGGTGACAGTGGAATACCTGCATAACATAATATTGGCCGAAAGAAAAGTCATTTGTTGCTGCATTAAACGTTCATTACATTCATTAATTTATGCCGTAAACAACAGTGTACTTTGGCCACAATAAACGTCCATTACACGAAAGTGATCGTAATAAAGTTCATTTTTGCCGCAATAAACGTTTATTTTACGACTTCGTTTGAACAGAAACAAGAACAAAACGACATTGAAAGTTTCCGAGTTTAATTCTACATAACCAACGTAATAAGAGCATAATAACTTTGCTATTAAATAAATGCTATTGGAATAACAGCTTAAACCGAATAGTTAGTAAAAGGATTGGCAAGATATGGCCGTGAAAACGAACGAACTCCATCATAGGTCAAAGTGACACACGGCTGAAAGTCCGAGTTGAAACGAACCCCGCAAGCCGAGAGAGGCTGGGCTGCCCCGTTATATGAAGTGattatacaaaatgttatatacaaaatgtaataacattttgCTAATGTTATTGTGTCCTATGGCCTACCCGTGCTGGAATAGCCTGTTTAGCAAAGTGGGACAACTCAGCAACTACTGTCTGCATCTAAATTATCCAATAGTCAATGCAAAATCCGCAATGCAATGGCAATGCAATAATGCAACCACCAATTGCCAACAGCAAATGCAAAATCAGCAATTTCATGGCAACGCAACGCAGCGCAACAATGTAACCACCAATTGCCAATAGCTAATGCAACAGCAACAATCTCCTGGTaacgcaacgcaacgcaacaATGCAACCACCAATTGCCAAAAGCTAATGCAACATTAGCAATATCCTGGCAATGCAACGCAACGCAATCATGCAACCACCAATTTTCAATAGCCAATGCAACATCAGCAATCTCCTGGCAATGCAACGCAACGCAACTATGCAACCACCGGAACGCAAAGTACTAGGACGTTCCCGGCCTTGAGAAATATACATGCAGCAGACTCTTTCAGATTTTGTAATTCCAGCAACGGGATTATTAGTgttaaatatatctatattctataaaaaaaagatttttgtgtataaatcccaatttgatatttatggCCCTCTTGTGGATTTCCCTACCAAGTGAAAACTAGCACCGAGGTGCTCAGCCCATATACAACTAAAttctaaattatatatgtatataatttatgcatttttaactGAAGACAGTCAAGCCAACTCACGGCTTGCGATTTATTTTCCGCcacaaaattgttaaacaatttcCCACCCAAAATTCTTTTTCTatgaaatgtattatataatcCCTTAAAGCGTCATAATGAAATTATATCAACCGGAAGTTGAGATGTATTTAAACCATGCCCCCACCCTGAATTGGCGTTTGCAGGGGTTATATTTGCACGCATGATTAGCGGGGAGAACTGGCCCACATTATGAATAGCTATGATTAAATTTGCAGCTCGCCCACGAGCATTTTCCTTAATAAAGCAAGCACATCGTGTAGACGATCGTGTTTGACCCGTTTGATTAACCAGGGCCATTGGATTTCCCTGAAATGTATTACGTTCTAAAAATACAGCGCCGATACAGAT is from Mya arenaria isolate MELC-2E11 chromosome 9, ASM2691426v1 and encodes:
- the LOC128245759 gene encoding heat shock 70 kDa protein 12A-like translates to MLNKLFGEKALTELRKTEMNDYFDVTREFEHKKRSFDTDKTKQIIVRVSASLRDLAGKYSSKSLEEQIASLKVRENAITTRGNDKLKIDVTVVQSWFKRPIVLLIQHLKSLLAEPKITSVRTVILVGGFGESPYVQERIRNKLAGVRLIVPSDAGLVVLKGAVRFGHNPSIVSSRIMKYTYGTEVCEHFDGKKHQDGEKVCVDGKWLVPKCFNVFVRVNEEVRVDQQVSCESYPNSKISDTPVYRTTQKNPEFTTDPGCELLGDVELENSTDIPYEQQTIKTTLMFGDTELLVKQKNTTTGKEAYMTFECFK